Proteins from a genomic interval of Ramlibacter algicola:
- a CDS encoding YciI family protein, translating to MQDTRFVVLHRPGPRWDAAKSMFEQDGVREHVAHWRQWLDRGKLLAGGPFLDGFAAGMMVPQPGVDEASLRAHAESDPAVRSGLLSVELHRWMVGMKA from the coding sequence ATGCAAGACACCCGCTTCGTCGTCCTCCACCGTCCCGGCCCGCGCTGGGACGCGGCCAAGTCCATGTTCGAGCAGGACGGCGTCCGCGAGCACGTCGCCCACTGGCGGCAGTGGCTGGACCGGGGCAAGCTGCTCGCCGGCGGGCCGTTCCTCGACGGTTTCGCGGCCGGGATGATGGTGCCGCAACCCGGCGTGGACGAAGCGTCCCTGCGCGCGCATGCCGAGTCTGACCCGGCGGTGCGCAGCGGGCTGCTCTCGGTGGAGCTGCACCGCTGGATGGTCGGCATGAAGGCCTGA